Proteins found in one Populus alba chromosome 14, ASM523922v2, whole genome shotgun sequence genomic segment:
- the LOC118040430 gene encoding septum-promoting GTP-binding protein 1 has product MNQFCQIMFRFNPRRKIQRHISIIRRCILRIWDHVLICSLGKPVRYRRMLSHRSLATDETMPSATPPPICHNHHDNDSDLVALKISLLGDCQIGKTSFLAKYVGNEKDEGVKHNNGLKLMKKTLMVKDARISYSLWELDGDEGLEQQIPVACKGSVAILIMFDLTSRVTLNSVIRWYQEARRWNQTAVPVIIGTKFDDFIQLPIDLQWTIASQARAYAKVLNATLFFSSATYNINVNKIFKFITAKLFDLPWTLERNLTIGEPIIDF; this is encoded by the exons ATGAATCAATTTTGCCAAATTATGTTTCGATTCAATCCCAGACGAAAGATTCAACGCCACATTTCAATCATTAGACGATGCATTCTCCGTATATGGGATCACGTTCTCATTTGTTCATTAGGGAAGCCTGTTCGCTATCGCCGCATGCTGTCACACCGGTCTCTAGCTACCGACGAGACAATGCCGAGCGCAACACCACCACCGATATGTCATAACCATCACGATAATGATTCAGACTTGGTAGCTTTAAAGATTAGCCTCTTAGGTGATTGTCAGATTGGAAAGACAAGTTTTCtg gcaAAGTATGTGGGAAATGAGAAAGATGAGGGCGTGAAGCATAACAacggtttgaaattgatgaaaaaaacattgatgGTTAAGGATGCACGTATTTCTTATAGTCTCTGGGAACTAGACG GCGATGAAGGATTGGAGCAGCAAATTCCGGTGGCTTGCAAGGGATCTGTGGCGATTTTGATCATGTTTGATCTAACGAGTCGGGTCACTTTAAACAG TGTTATAAGGTGGTACCAAGAAGCAAGGAGATGGAATCAG ACCGCAGTTCCTGTTATAATAGGAACCAAGTTTGATGATTTTATCCAGCTCCCGATAGATCTACAATGGACAATTGCAAGCCAG GCAAGAGCATATGCCAAGGTTCTAAATGCAACTCTCTTCTTTTCAAGTGCGACCTATAACATCAATGTGAATAagattttcaaattcatcacaGCAAAGCTCTTTGACCTGCCCTGGACCTTGGAGCGCAATCTCACCATTGGAGAACCTATTATTGATTTCTAA